The genomic region TGATCCGCGAGCGCAGCGTGACCGGCCTGCTGATCGACACGCTCTCCTTCGACATCGGCGCCACCAAGGATTTCCCGACGCATGTGCTCTGGTTGCCTTCGGGGCGCTGGGGCGCGGAGAATGTCGCCAATCTCGATCAGGTGCCGCCGGTCGGTGCCACGATCGTGGTCGGCGGGCCGAAGATTCGCGGCGCCACCGGTGGGCCGAGCCGGCTGATCGCGCTCGTCTGAGCGCGCGCTAGGTGGATGCGCTTGCTTTCGGCACAGGCGTCGCAGCGTAGTCCCGCGCCGCCGCTTCAGAAGAAACGAAGCCGTGCCGCACATCCCGCGCCAGCAGCGCCGGGTCACGTCGGCGCGGATCACCCATGCCGCCACCGCCGGGCATTTCCACGATCAGCCGGTCGCCCGCCGGCACCGTGTGCTGCCCTTTGCCCGGAAACACCTTCCCCGAGCGCAGGCGCACGCTTCCGGTCGCGCCCGGTGCCCCGCCCTCGGCACCACGGGCCGGATGGACCACCCGGTCGAAGGCGGTGCCGATGGCGAACGGCGCCGCCTCGGCACTCTCGATTTCCATGATCTGCCCAAGCCCGCCGCGCCAGGTGCCGGCCCCGCCGCTGTCGGGGCGGAATTCCTTCCGCCATATCAGCACCGGCGCCAGGCTTTCGGTGACCTCCACCGGCACGTTGCGCACCCCCGAGGGAAACGCCGTGGCGGACAGCCCGTCCTGGCGCGGTCGCGCTCCGGTGCCGCCGGAATGAAACCCCGTGACATTGAACGCCGTCGCGCGCGCCAGCACCGCGGGATCCGCAGCCACCCGCCCAGGCCCGCCCATCAGGCGGATGTTCCACAGGCAGGAAGTCCCCTCGGCCGGGACGCGATCGGGAATTGCCTGGCGCAGGCAGCCGAACACCACGTCGGGCAGCATCTGCCCGATCGTCCCCCGCCCGGCCACCGGCGCCGGGCGCTGGGCGTTGAGGATGCTGTCCGGCGGTGCCGTCACCCGGATGGTGGCCAGCGAGGCGGTGTTGTTCGGAACCTCCGGCGCCACGATGCATTTCACGCCGAAGCTCGTGTAGGCCTCGGTGTAGCAGAGCGGCACGTTGATGCCGAAGCCCGAGGGACCGGACGTGCCGGCGAAATCGACGTCGATCCCCTCCGGCCCGATGGTCAGCGCAGCGTGCAGGTCGATCGGCGCCTCCAGCCCGTCCACCCGCATGTGGTAGCGCCAGGTGCCGAAGGGCAGGGCGCGGATCGCCGCCAGGCTGGCGCTGCGGGAATGGGCAAGGATGTGCGCCGCCAGCCCGTCGAGGCTGTCGAGGCTGAACTCGTCCATCATCGCCACCAGCCGCTGCCCGCCCACGGCGTTGCTGGCGATCTCCGAGTGGATGTCGCCCAGCACCTGCACCGGCTCGCGCACGTTCACGGCGATCAGGTCGAACAGCCATTGGTTCGGCCGCCCCGCTTCCACCAGCTTCGTGACCGGCAGGCACAGCCCTTCCTCGAACACCTGCCGTCCGTTGGTGGAAAGGCCGATGCCGCCGATATCCACCACGTGCAGCGTGCAGGCGAACAGCCCCACCGGGGCGCCGCGCCGGAACACCGGCGTCACCACCACGATGTCGTTGAGATGCCCGGTGCCCTGCCACGGGTCGTTCAGGATGAACACGTCGCCATCGGCCATCTCCGCCAGCGACACCTTGTCGAGCACGTAGGTCACGCTGCGGGCCATGCTGTTGACGTGCCCCGGCGTGCCGGTGACCGCCTGCGCCAGCATCCGCCCGGCGGTGTCGTACACCCCGGCGGAGAGATCGCCTGCCTCACGCGTCGAAGCCCCGAAGGCGGTGCGGACCAACGTCTTCGCCTGTTCTTCCACCACGGCGATCAGCCGGTTCCACATCACCTGGTAGCGGATCGCGGCCAGACCATCGGTTTTGGGCATCAGTGGCTCTCCTTGGCGGTGCCGTGGGCGGCACGCAGCCAGATGGCGCCGGCGGCATCCAGCGCGGCGGTGAAGGCGGCGGTGACGACGGTGGTGGTTTCCGCCTCGGCGATCACCGCCGGCCCGGCGATGGCGGCCCCCGGCGGCAGCGTGGCGCGCCAGTACACCGGCACCTCGATGAAGGCGGCGGTGGTGGGATCGAACAGCCGTCGCCGGCCGGCGGCGGCGGGCGCCGTGGTCGCCGCCATCGCGGTGGAGGCAGGTGGCGCGGGCGGGGCGGGCGATTCGGCGGTGAGGCTCCAGCCCATCACCTCCACCGCGAGCCCGGGAATGGTGCGCGCGAACAGCGCCGTGTAGGCGGCCTCGAAACGCCGCCGCAGCTCGGCCGGGGCGCCGGCGTCGAGCGGCGCCTCGGGCAGGGGAACGGTGATTTCGTGGCCCTGGCCGACATAGCGCATATCGGCGGCGCGGCGCAGGCGGATCGGCCCGCCGGGCGCGCCGAGGCGCACCACCGCTTCGGCCTCCGCGGCCATCACCGCCAGCAGCGCGTTCACCTCTTCCGCGTCCAGCGCGTCGAGCACGACCTGCCGGCTGCGGGCCACCTCGAAGGCGATCGGCGCGCGCAGGAACCCCACCGCCGAGCCCACCCCGGCCCCGGCGGGAATCACCACCTCGTCGATCCCGAGCTTCTCCGCCAGCCGGGCCGCGTGCAGCGGGGCGCTGCCGCCGAAGGCCACCAGGGTGCGGCCGGCCAGTTCGGTGCCGCGCTCCACCGCGTGCACGCGCGCGGCATTGGCCATGTTCTCTTCCACCATCTCGGTGATCGCGAAGGCGGCGAGGCTGGCCTCCAGGCCGAGCGGCGCCGCCACCGCCGTCCGCACCGCCGCCTCGGCGCGGCCGGGGGTGAGGGCGATGCTGCCGCCGGCGAAGCCTTCCGGGTCGATCCGGCCGAGCAGCAGGTTGGCGTCGGTCACGGTCGGGCGTTCGCCGCCCCGGTCGTAGCAGGCCGGACCAGGATCGGCGCCCGCGCTCTCCGGCCCGACGGCGACCCGCGCCAGCGCATCCACCGCGGCGATCGAGCCACCGCCGGCGCCGATTTCCACCATCTCGATCGCCGGAATCCGCAAAGGCAGGCCGCTGCCCTGCAGGAAACGATAGCGGCGATCCACCTCGAAGCGGCGGGACGCGAGCGGGGTGCCGTCGTCGATCAGGCAGATCTTGGCGGTGGTGCCGCCCATGTCGAAGGAGAGAATGCGATCACGGCCGAGCTCGCGCGCCACCTGTGCGGCCAGGATCGCCCCGCCCGCCGGGCCGCTCTCCACCAGCCGGACCGGGTAACGGATCGCCGTCTCCAGCGTGGTCAGGCCGCCGCCGGAGGTCATCAGCAGCAACGGGCAGCTCAACCCTTCAGCGTGCAGCAGCCCGGTCAGCTCCTCCAGGTAGCGGGCCATCAGCGGCTGCACGTAGGCATTGGCGACCGCGGTGGAGAACCGCTCGTACTCGCGCATCTCCGGACAGACCTCGGCCGAGAGCGTCAGCCGCACCCCGGGCAGCCATTCCGCCAGCAGCGCGGCGGCGCGCTGCTCGTGTGCCGGGTTGGCGTAGCTGTGCAGGAAGCCGATCGCCACGCTCTCCACCGCCTCGCGCCGCAGCGTGGCGGCGATATCGGCCAGCGCCGTCTCGTCCAGCGGCAGGCGAACCCGGCCTTGCGCATCCATCCGTTCCGGCACGCCGAGGCGCAGGGGGCGCGCCACCAGCGGTGCCGGCTTCTCGATGAACACGTCATATTGCGCGAAGCGGTTCTCGAAGGCGATCTCGATGCTGTCGCGATGGCCCTCGGTGGTCAGCAGCGCGGTGCGGGCGCCGCGGCGCTCCACGATCGCGTTGGTGGCCAGGGTGGTGCCGTGGACGATCAGCCCCACCGCGGCCGGCGCCACCCCGGCCTCGGCCAGCACCCGCCGAACCCCCTCCAGCACGCCGCGCGCGGGCGCCTCGGGGCGGGTGAGCACCTTGGCGGTGGTCCGGCGCGCGCCGTGCTCCAGCACCATGTCGGTGAAGGTCCCGCCGATATCGACGGCGAGCCTCGCGGGGGCGGGGGGAGTCATGGGGCGTGTTCCTTCAGGCGAGATGGCAGGCGACGAAGTGGCCCGGCGCCACCGCGCGCAAGGCCGGGTCGTGGGTGGCACAGTGCGGCCCGGCCGCCGTGCAACGGGGGCGGAAGCGACAGCCGGTGGCCGGCCGCGCGGTGCCGGAATCGCCGCGCAGGGCGGCGGGGGGCGTGCGCCGCGCCGGGTCGGCGCGCGGCACCGCAGCCAGCAGCGCCTGCGTGTAGGGATGGCGGGGCGCGGCCCATAACGTGGCGTGGTCGGCGCTTTCGACGATGCGGCCGAGATACATCACCAGCACCCGGTCGGCGAAGTAGCGCACCACCGAGAGATCGTGGGAGATGAACAGGCAGGCCAGGCCCAGCTCGCCACGCAGCTCCACCAGCAGGTTCAGGATCTGCGCCTGGATCGAGACATCCAGCGCCGACACCGGTTCGTCGCACACCACGAGGTCGGGCCGCAGCATCAGCGCGCGGGCGATGCCGATGCGCTGGCGTTGGCCGCCGCTGAACTCGTGGGGGTAGCGGTGCAGCGCCGCCGCCGGCAGGCCCACCCGCGCCAGCATCTCCAGGCTGCGCCGGCGGCGGGCGAGGGGGTCGCGTTCGCCATGCACGCGCAGGGGCGTTTCCAGCAGCCGGGCCAGCGTCTGGCGCGGGTTGAGCGCGCCGAACGGATCCTGGAACACCATCTGCAGGCGCCGCCGGTACGGCACGAGCCGCCGTTCCGGCAAGCTCAGGATGTCGGTGCCCTCCACCCGCACCGCCCCCGCCGCGGCCGGCTGCAGGCGCAGGATGGCACGGCCGAGGCTCGACTTGCCGCAGCCGGATTCACCCACCAGCCCCACCGCCTCGCCGGCGCCGACGGTGAAGGTGACGCCGTCCACGGCCTGCACCGCCCCGGCCCCCTGGCCGTAACGGACGACGAGATCCTCAACCGAGAGCAGCGACACGCTGGCGTTCCTCCTGCGCGGCTGGCGGGCAGGCGAGCCAACGCCCCGTCCCGCAGGGTTCGAGCGGTGGTGGGGCAAGATGGCAGGTGGCCTGCGCGCGCGGACACCGGGGGGTGAAGCCGCAGCCCGCCTGCCCGAGCGCCGAGCCGACCTGCCCGGCGATCTCCGGCAGGCGGTCGGTGCGGGCGTGCCGCCCCTCGGGGCCGAGCGCCGCCGCGCGCAGGCCGCGCGCATAGGGATGCAGGGGGGCGGCGAAGAACGGCGTCACCGGCGCTTCCTCCACCACCCGCCCGGCGTACATCACCACCACCCGGTCGGCCCACTGCGCCACCACGCCGAGATCGTGGGTGATCAGCAGCATCGCCATGCCGAGTTCCGCCCGCAGCCGGCCGAGCAGCTCCAGGATCTGCGCCTGGATGGTGACATCGAGCGCGGTCGTCGGCTCGTCGGCGATCAGCAGCCGGGGATTGCAGGCGACCGCCATGGCGATCATCACCCGCTGGCGCTGCCCGCCGGAGAGATGATGCGGGAAATCGTCGAGGCGCCGCTGCGGCTCGGGCAATTGCACCAGGTCAAACAGTTCGGCCACCCGCCGTCGCGCGGCCCGGGCGGAGAGGCGCTGATGATGGCGCAGCACCTCGGCCACCTGCGCGCCCACGGTCTGCACCGGGTTGAGCGCCGCGAGCGGTTCCTGCGGCACCAGCGCCAGCCGGTTGCCCCGCAGCGCGCGCAGCGCCCGCGGCGAGAGGCGCCGCATGTCGCGGCCTTCGAACGCGATCACCCCTGCCTCGATCCGCACCCCCGGCGGCAGCAGGCCAAGCACGCCGAGGGCGGTCATCGATTTGCCGCAACCGGATTCACCCACCAGCGCCAGCGTCTCGCCGGCGGCGAGGCGCAGCGACACGCGATCCACCAGAAGCCGGCCGGGCAGGCCGATGCTGAGGTCACGCACGTCCAGCAGCGCGGCGCTCATCGTTCCAGCCGCCGTGGATCGAAAGCGTCATTCAACGCGTCGCCCAGCAGGTTCAGCGCCAGCACCGCCAGCGCGATCGCCGCCCCCGGCAGCGCCGTCAGGAACCAGGCGGTGCGCAGCAACTGCCGTCCGTCGCCGATCATCATTCCCCAGCTCATGTGGTTGGGATCGCCCATGTTGAGGAAGGACAGCCCGGCCTCGGTGAGGATCGCGTTGGCCACCATCACCGAGGCGCTGACGAGCACCGGCGGCAGGGCGTTGGGCAGGATCTCGGCCAGGATGATCCGCGCCGTGCCGTAGCCGAGGCTGCGCGCCGCCAGCACGAAATCGGCCTCGCGCAGGGCGCGGAACTGCGCGCGCACCAGCCGCGCCACCGCCGGCCATGACGCCAGCCCGATCGCCAGCGCGATCACCGCCAGTTGCGGGCCGCCGATGGCGACGATCACGATCACCAGCAGGAAGGCCGGCACCGTCTGGAACAGCTCGGTCAGGCGCCCGAGCACCGCATCGGCCGCGCCGCCGAAATAGCCGCCCAGCATGCCTACCAGCGTGCCGATGCCAAGGCCGATGGCGGCGGCGGTGAAGCCCACCAGCAGCGACACCCGCGCCCCGTGCGCGAGCGCGGTGGCCACGTCGCGCCCGAGGCTGTCGGTGCCGAGCGGAAAGGCGGCGTCCTCGCCCGGCCAGAGGGCGGGTGGGCCGACCATGTCGAGCGGATCACCGGGAAAGACCCAGCCGGCGGTGGC from Rhodovastum atsumiense harbors:
- a CDS encoding hydantoinase B/oxoprolinase family protein, which translates into the protein MPKTDGLAAIRYQVMWNRLIAVVEEQAKTLVRTAFGASTREAGDLSAGVYDTAGRMLAQAVTGTPGHVNSMARSVTYVLDKVSLAEMADGDVFILNDPWQGTGHLNDIVVVTPVFRRGAPVGLFACTLHVVDIGGIGLSTNGRQVFEEGLCLPVTKLVEAGRPNQWLFDLIAVNVREPVQVLGDIHSEIASNAVGGQRLVAMMDEFSLDSLDGLAAHILAHSRSASLAAIRALPFGTWRYHMRVDGLEAPIDLHAALTIGPEGIDVDFAGTSGPSGFGINVPLCYTEAYTSFGVKCIVAPEVPNNTASLATIRVTAPPDSILNAQRPAPVAGRGTIGQMLPDVVFGCLRQAIPDRVPAEGTSCLWNIRLMGGPGRVAADPAVLARATAFNVTGFHSGGTGARPRQDGLSATAFPSGVRNVPVEVTESLAPVLIWRKEFRPDSGGAGTWRGGLGQIMEIESAEAAPFAIGTAFDRVVHPARGAEGGAPGATGSVRLRSGKVFPGKGQHTVPAGDRLIVEMPGGGGMGDPRRRDPALLARDVRHGFVSSEAAARDYAATPVPKASAST
- a CDS encoding hydantoinase/oxoprolinase family protein, producing the protein MTPPAPARLAVDIGGTFTDMVLEHGARRTTAKVLTRPEAPARGVLEGVRRVLAEAGVAPAAVGLIVHGTTLATNAIVERRGARTALLTTEGHRDSIEIAFENRFAQYDVFIEKPAPLVARPLRLGVPERMDAQGRVRLPLDETALADIAATLRREAVESVAIGFLHSYANPAHEQRAAALLAEWLPGVRLTLSAEVCPEMREYERFSTAVANAYVQPLMARYLEELTGLLHAEGLSCPLLLMTSGGGLTTLETAIRYPVRLVESGPAGGAILAAQVARELGRDRILSFDMGGTTAKICLIDDGTPLASRRFEVDRRYRFLQGSGLPLRIPAIEMVEIGAGGGSIAAVDALARVAVGPESAGADPGPACYDRGGERPTVTDANLLLGRIDPEGFAGGSIALTPGRAEAAVRTAVAAPLGLEASLAAFAITEMVEENMANAARVHAVERGTELAGRTLVAFGGSAPLHAARLAEKLGIDEVVIPAGAGVGSAVGFLRAPIAFEVARSRQVVLDALDAEEVNALLAVMAAEAEAVVRLGAPGGPIRLRRAADMRYVGQGHEITVPLPEAPLDAGAPAELRRRFEAAYTALFARTIPGLAVEVMGWSLTAESPAPPAPPASTAMAATTAPAAAGRRRLFDPTTAAFIEVPVYWRATLPPGAAIAGPAVIAEAETTTVVTAAFTAALDAAGAIWLRAAHGTAKESH
- a CDS encoding ABC transporter ATP-binding protein, translating into MSLLSVEDLVVRYGQGAGAVQAVDGVTFTVGAGEAVGLVGESGCGKSSLGRAILRLQPAAAGAVRVEGTDILSLPERRLVPYRRRLQMVFQDPFGALNPRQTLARLLETPLRVHGERDPLARRRRSLEMLARVGLPAAALHRYPHEFSGGQRQRIGIARALMLRPDLVVCDEPVSALDVSIQAQILNLLVELRGELGLACLFISHDLSVVRYFADRVLVMYLGRIVESADHATLWAAPRHPYTQALLAAVPRADPARRTPPAALRGDSGTARPATGCRFRPRCTAAGPHCATHDPALRAVAPGHFVACHLA
- a CDS encoding ABC transporter ATP-binding protein, which produces MSAALLDVRDLSIGLPGRLLVDRVSLRLAAGETLALVGESGCGKSMTALGVLGLLPPGVRIEAGVIAFEGRDMRRLSPRALRALRGNRLALVPQEPLAALNPVQTVGAQVAEVLRHHQRLSARAARRRVAELFDLVQLPEPQRRLDDFPHHLSGGQRQRVMIAMAVACNPRLLIADEPTTALDVTIQAQILELLGRLRAELGMAMLLITHDLGVVAQWADRVVVMYAGRVVEEAPVTPFFAAPLHPYARGLRAAALGPEGRHARTDRLPEIAGQVGSALGQAGCGFTPRCPRAQATCHLAPPPLEPCGTGRWLACPPAAQEERQRVAALG
- a CDS encoding ABC transporter permease, translated to MSGSIPASPAADPVWQRQLRALRRNPAFLLGMALLVLCAGVAATAGWVFPGDPLDMVGPPALWPGEDAAFPLGTDSLGRDVATALAHGARVSLLVGFTAAAIGLGIGTLVGMLGGYFGGAADAVLGRLTELFQTVPAFLLVIVIVAIGGPQLAVIALAIGLASWPAVARLVRAQFRALREADFVLAARSLGYGTARIILAEILPNALPPVLVSASVMVANAILTEAGLSFLNMGDPNHMSWGMMIGDGRQLLRTAWFLTALPGAAIALAVLALNLLGDALNDAFDPRRLER